Proteins encoded in a region of the Phacochoerus africanus isolate WHEZ1 chromosome 8, ROS_Pafr_v1, whole genome shotgun sequence genome:
- the SF3A3 gene encoding splicing factor 3A subunit 3, with protein METILEQQRRYHEEKERLMDVMAKEMLTKKSTLRDQINSDHRTRAMQDRYMEVSGNLRDLYDDKDGLRKEELNAISGPNEFAEFYNRLKQIKEFHRKHPNEICVPMSVEFEELLKARENPSEEAQNLVEFTDEEGYGRYLDLHDCYLKYINLKASEKLDYITYLSIFDQLFDIPKERKNAEYKRYLEMLLEYLQDYTDRVKPLQDQNELFGKIQNEFEKKWENGTFPGWPKETSSALTHAGAHLDLSAFSSWEELASLGLDRLKSALLALGLKCGGTLEERAQRLFSTKGKSLESLDTSLFAKNPKSKGTKRDTERNKDIAFLEAQIYEYVEILGEQRHLTHENVQRKQARTGEEREEEEEEQISESESEDEENEIIYNPKNLPLGWDGKPIPYWLYKLHGLNINYNCEICGNYTYRGPKAFQRHFAEWRHAHGMRCLGIPNTAHFANVTQIEDAVSLWAKLKLQKASERWQPDTEEEYEDSSGNVVNKKTYEDLKRQGLL; from the exons ATGGAGACGATTCTGGAGCAACAACGGCGCTATCATGAGGAGAAGGAACGGCTTATGGACGTCATGGCTAAAGAGATGCTCACCAAGAAGTCCACG CTCCGGGACCAGATCAATTCTGACCACCGCACACGGGCCATGCAAGAT AGGTATATGGAAGTCAGTGGGAACCTGAGGGATTTGTATGACGATAAGGATGG GTTACGAAAGGAGGAGCTCAATGCCATTTCAGGACCCAACGAGTTTGCTGAATTCTATAATAGACTCAAGCAGATAAAGGAATTCCACCGGAAACACCCAAACGAG ATCTGTGTGCCAATGTCAGTGGAATTTGAGGAGCTCCTGAAGGCTCGAGAGAATCCAAGTGAAGAGGCACAAA ATTTGGTGGAGTTCACAGATGAAGAGGGATATGGTCGTTATCTTGATCTCCATGACTGTTACCTCAAATACATTAACTTGAAGGCCTCTGAG AAGTTGGATTATATCACTTACTTGTCCATCTTCGACCAGTTGTTTGACATtcctaaagaaaggaagaatgccGAGTACAAGAG ATACCTGGAGATGCTGCTTGAGTACCTTCAGGATTACACAGATAGAGTGAAGCCTCTCCAAGATCAGAATGAGCTTTTTGGGAAAATTCAGAATGAGTTTGAGAAGAAGTGGGAGAACGGTACCTTTCCTGGCTGGCCG AAAGAGACAAGCAGTGCCCTGACTCATGCCGGAGCCCACCTTGACCTCTCTGCATTCTCCTCCTGGGAG gAGTTGGCTTCCCTGGGTCTGGACAGATTAAAATCTGCACTCTTAGCTTTAGGCCTGAAGTGCGGTGG GACCCTAGAAGAGCGAGCCCAGAGGCTATTCAGCACCAAAGGGAAGTCCCTGGAGTCCCTGGACACCTCCCTCTTTGCCAAAAATCCCAAGTCAAAAGGCACCAAGCG agACACTGAGAGGAACAAAGATATTGCTTTCCTTGAAGCTCAGATCTACGAATATGTAGAGATTCTCGGG GAACAGCGACATCTCACTCATGAAAATGTACAGCGCAAGCAGGCAAGAACCGGAGAAGAacgagaagaggaggaggaggagcagatcAGCGAGAGTGAAAGTGAAGATGAAGAGAATGAGATTATTTACAACCCCAAGAACCTGCCCCTTGGCTGGGATGGCAAA CCCATTCCTTACTGGTTGTATAAGCTTCATGGCCTAAATATCAACTATAACTGTGAGATTTGTGGAAACTATACCTACCGGGGTCCCAAAGCCTTCCAGCGGCACTTTGCT GAGTGGCGTCATGCTCATGGCATGAGGTGTTTGGGCATCCCAAACACTGCCCACTTTGCTAACGTGACACAGATTGAAGATGCTGTCTCCT TGTGGGCCAAACTGAAACTGCAGAAGGCCTCAGAACGATGGCAGCCTGACACTGAG GAAGAGTACGAAGACTCCAGTGGTAATGTGGTGAATAAGAAGACGTACGAGGATCTGAAAAGACAAGGACTGCTCTAG